In Rhizobium sp. 11515TR, the DNA window ATCCAGGGCGCGATCGGCGCCGGAACGGACGATGGCGGCTGGATCTCGACTTCCTATCTGATCGCCGAGATTGTGGTCATTCCCCTTAGCGCCTGGCTCGCCCGCGTTTTTTCGGTACGCATCTATCTGCTGACCAACGCTATCCTTTTCCTTCTCTTCTCAGTCGGCTGCGCCTTTGCCGCGAACCTCCAGCAGATGATCATTCTGCGCGCCATACAGGGCTTTTCCGGCGGCGTGCTGATCCCCATGGCCTTCACGATCATCATCACGCTGCTTCCGAAGCCCAAGCAACCGATGGGTCTTGCCCTCTTTGCTCTTTCCGCCACCTTCGCGCCGGCGATCGGCCCGACCATCGGCGGCTACCTCACGGAAAACTGGGGCTGGGAATACATATTCTATGTCAATCTCGTACCCGGCATACTGATGGTCGGCATGCTCTGGGCCTCGCTTGACCGCGCACCGATGAACCTTTCGCTGCTCGCCAAGGGCGATTGGCCCGGCATCATCACCATGGCGGTTGGCCTTGCGGCACTGCAGACCGTGCTTGAAGAAGGCAATAAGGACGACTGGTTCGGCTCGCCGTTCATCGTCCGCCTCTCCGTCATCGCCGCGGTCTCTTTGACGCTCTTTCTCGTTATCGAACTCCGCGCCGCTCATCCGCTCCTCAATCTGCGTCTGCTGGCACGCCGCAATTTCGGCTTCGGCATCGTCGCCAATTTCCTGATGGGCGTCGCCCTCTATGGTTCGGTCTTCATCCTGCCGATCTATCTGACGCGCATCCAGGGCTATAATTCCGAGCAGATCGGCATGGTGCTTGCATGGACCGGCATTCCGCAGCTCATTCTGATCCCGCTGGTGCCGCGGCTGATGAAGCGTGTCGACGCCCGGCTGCTGATCATTGTCGGCTTCGCGCTCTTTGCCGCTTCGAACTTCATGAATATCTACATGACGAGCAACTATGCCAGCGACCAGCTCTTCTGGCCGAACATCGTGCGTGCCGTCGGCCAGGCACTCGCCTTCACGCCGCTGACGGCGATCGCCACCGCCGGCATCGAGCAGGAAAATGCCGGTTCCGCTTCGGCGCTCTTCAACATGATGCGCAATCTCGGTGGCGCGGTCGGCATTGCAGCGCTGCAGACCTTTCTCACCAAGCGCGAGCAGTTCCATTCCAACATCCTCACGAATTCGGTCTCCGTATTCGAAGAGGCGACCCGTGCCCGCGTTGCCAATCTGACGAATTACTTCATGAACCATGGTGTCAGCGACCAGGCGCTTGCCACGCACAAGGCGATCGTCGCCATCGCCGCCAGCCTTCGCAAGCAGGCCAACATCATGGCTTTCAGCGACACTTTCTTCCTGCTCGGCGTCGCGCTGGTCATCGCCCTCGTCGCGAGCCTGCTTCTGAAGAAACCCGGCCACCTTTCCGGCGGTGCGGCACACTGAGGGCCGCATCTCAAAGAGGAGGAGATAGCCATGACCCTGCTGCACGACATGCCCAAGACCGCGGTCATCAATTCCAGAGCGGGCAATAGTGGCGTCAACACCGCGGCTACCCTCAGCCTGATCGAATGGCTGACGGGCGATGAATGCCACGCTCTCGACGAGGCCGGCCTCGTCGCCGGGCTCGGCCGCCGCCTGCGGGCCCTCGACCTTCCCATCGATCGATTGACGCTGCACCTGACGACCCTGCATCCCGAATTCATCGGCCGCACCTTCGCCTGGGCGCCCGGCGAGCCGGTCGAGATCCATGATCGCGAACATGGCTCGCGTCTCGCGCTTGCCAATACGCCGCTCATGAAGGCACAGGAGATGCGCGAACCGCTCGTCGTCGGTCCAGGCGAGAGTCCGCACGGGCGCTGGCAACATATCGACATATTTTCCGGCCGGGGGCTGGTGCAACTGATCGTGGCGCCGCTTTGCAACGCCGACGGACCGATCAGCTGCGCCGTCTTCGCCACGCGGCGGCCAGGCGGCTTCACATCCGGCGAGCATGATCTGTTCGAGCGCATCCTGCCGGCATTGCGCAACACGTGCGAACTCCGCGTCCTCAGACAATGCGAACTCAGCCTTCTCGACACCTATATCGGCCCGATGACGGCGAGCCGCATCCTTGCCGGACACATCCGCCGCGGGGAAATCGAATCGATGGAGGCTGCACTTCTGCTGTGCGACCTGCGCGGTTTCACCGAGCTTTCCAATCGGCTGCCTGGCGGCACGGTGCTCGGGCTCTTGAACGCTTATTTTGACAAGGTGATACCGGCGATCACCCACAAAGGCGGAGAAGTGCTGAAATTCATGGGCGATGCGGTTCTGGCATTCTTTCCGGGCGCCGATGCGACCGGAGCCTGCGATGCCGCGCTGACCGCGGCAAAGACAATCCTCGATGAAATAAGCAGCTTCGAATATGAAGGCATCCGCGTCAAGGTCGGTATCGCGCTGCACTATGGCGAGGTGAGCTACGGCAATGTCGGCTCCGGCAACCGCCTGGACTTCACCTTGATCGGCCCTGACGTCAATATCGTCAGCCGTATCCAGAGCGTCTGCAGCGAGAGCGGCGAAGCGCTCCTGATATCAAGCCCCTTCCAGCAAAAGGCTGATATCACCGATGCCATCTCGATCGGGCGGCAGCCGCTGAAGGGCTTCGCCAATGCGATGGAGCTTTTTGCGATCGCATGCTGACGCTGCCGATGAAACAAGAGAGGTGGGCCATCCATGCATTCGGTCGATCCGTCGATTGCGCGGATGGGCTTTCCTGTCCGGATTTCCCGCCAAGCATGTGTTGCATTAAATCAACAACCAGTTTTTCCGTTTCCGAATGGTTCCGGTTCAGATTTACAAACAATCTGAATGTATATAGCCCTGTCATCAGGACCTAATTAGCTTGCGATCTGGTGGGGTGTTGTTTCAGTCGCCAGCTAACGAGGCTCCATCGGGGTGGGGATAGTACCGGCGGTCTATTGCAGATGCAGTGCCTGGTTTTGCTTCCTGTTTGCGGGGAGCACTTCCAGGATAGCCTATTATGCTCGCTCCTTGGATTACGTAGGAATAATTACGACAAGGAGTTTAAAATGAACATCAAGAGCCTTCTTCTCGGCTCCGCTGCTGCGCTGGCAGCAGTATCCGGTGCTCATGCTGCTGACGCGATCGTCGCTGCTGAGCCCGAGCCGCTGGAATACGTTCGCATCTGCGACGCATATGGTGCAGGTTACTTCTTCATTCCCGGAACCGAAACCTGCCTCAAGGTTGGCGGCATGGTCCGTACCGAAGGCAAGTGGTACGATGCCTATAATGCCAACAGTCACAACGGCACTCTGTGGCATACCCGCGCTCAGCTGAGTCTCGACACCGCGACCGACACCGAATACGGCCCGCTGAAGACCAACACGGTCATCCGTTGGGATTGGCAGGAAGGCAATTCGACCTCCAGCAAGCTGCTGTTCGCCAACATCAGCCTCGGCGGCTTCCTCGTCGGTAAGGCCGACTCGCAGTATAACTACTACATCGGTTATGCCGGCGACGTCATCAACGACGACGTGATCTATGACGGCCCGTATGAACTCAACCAGTTGACCTATAGCTACGATGCCGGCAATGGCTTCACGGCTGTCGTCTCGCTCGAAGACAGCAACTCCAGCGGTTCGGGCGCTGGTTATGGCGCGAGCTGGGCAAGCGACGACAAGGCGAACCACTACGCTCCTGACGTCGTTGCCGGTGCTGGCTTCAAGTCTGGCGCATGGGGCTTCAAGGTCGTCGGCGGTTACGACTCCATCAAGTCGGAAGGCGCCATCAAGGCTCGTGTCGATGCCGACTTCGGTACCTTCTCGGCCTTCCTGATGGGCGGCTGGAACACGGACGGCGACAACCTGAACAAATACGCAGGCACCAACCTGGCTCGCTCTTCTTGCCCGGCTAACGATGCATCGAAGTGCGGCTGGGGTGACTGGGCTGTTTGGGGTGGCGTTGGCGTTCCGATCAACGAAAAGCTGAAGTGGAACCTCCAGCTCGCCTATACCGACTCCAAGATCTTTGCCGCAACCACCAACGTCAAGTGGAACCCGGTCAAGAACCTGCTCATCGAGCCGGAAGTCTCCTACACCAATTTCGATTCTGTGAACCAGGATCAGTGGGCTGGCATCTTGCGCTTCCAGCGTAGCTTCTAAGAGCGATTTCCCTGGTCCCCTGGGACCAGGGACGGGAAGCCTGATGTACCGATCCATCAGGCTTCTCCCATCGATCGGTTGACCTCCGATCAAAGCCGGAAGGATCCGATTTCCCCGGGTCCTTCTTATCTCCATGCAAGATCAACGATGTTACGTCAATCCGGCGCATAGAACCCCGCCTGGTGGGCGGCCCGATCCAGCTCCTCCCGGAAATCGGGATGGGCAAGCGCAATCATCGCCTTTGCCCGCTCCGCCACCGATTTTCCCTTAAGGTTCACCCAGCCATATTCCGTGACAACGATATGGATATCGTTGCGCGACGTCGTTACTGGACCTGTCAGCGTTGGAACGATACGCGAAAGCGTTCCTTTGGCCGCCGTCGCATGACAGGCGATGATCGAGCGGCCGCCGCGTGAGCCGTAGGCGCCTCGGACGAAATCCACCTGCCCGCCCGAGCCGCTGAACTGCCTTCCATTGACGAATTCGGAATTGCACGCGCCATTGAGATCGATCTGCAGCGTCGCATTGACCGACACCATGCGGTCATTTTGCGCGATGACGAACGGATTGTTCACATAGTCAACGGGATGCGCTTCGACATCGGGATTATCGTTCAGGAAGTCGTAAAGCGGCTTATCTCCCAGCGCAAAGGTGAAGATGGTTCGCCCGAGATGTATCTGCTTGCGGCTATTGTCGACCACGCCAGCCCTGACCAGGGCGGCAAGTCCCGATGTCATCATTTCGGTATGGATGCCCAGATGGCGGTGCTGTGAGAGACCGGCGCAAACAGCGTCAGGCAGCGCACCGATGCCCATCTGCAGGCAATCGCCATCGTTCACGAGTCCCGCGACGATGGCGCCGATCGCATCATCGACTTCCGAGCGAGGCGCGGCAGCGAGCGCCGGCAGGCTTGCGTCGTTCTCGACAAGCGCGGTGACGCTCGAGACCGGGATCATGCAATTGCCCCGCACGTAGGGCATGCTGGGATTGACTTCGAGGATCAGCCGAGCGCCGGGCTTGCGGGCGACCGCCAGGGCATAATCCGTGCTGGCGCCGAGACTGAAATTCCCGTCCTCATCCATAGGCGAGACGGTAGCGATCAACGTATCGACGCCGACATGCTCCACCAGCGAGCGCGGCACCTGGCTGAAATGGCACGGCACGATTTCGGCGGCGGGCAGCATCTCCGCCATTCGCCGCTTATCCAGGGCGCGATCCACCGCTCCATGAAAATAACTCATGGGAACGATGCGATCGCGCAGGTCGAAGTCGAGCACGCTGGAGCCGGCGACGCCTGTACAAAGCAGGTAGTAAAGCCGGACATTGTCCACCGCGCCAGCCCGCGCACGGTCGGCCAGCGCCGCAAGGATGGCAGGCGGCTGGCCGGCAGCGATCGGCATGGCGATCTTCGCGCCCGATGGTATTAAGGCAACGGCCTGATGGGCAGAGCGCACGCGTTCGCGGTATTGCGTCTGATGATTAGCGGCCATCGAGTCCTCCCCTTGAATGCCACCGTCAGCACAATTTGGCATCCACTGCGAGATCGCATAAGGCCCTCCTCCGAGGCCGCCGCGAACACCTTCGCTGCAGTAGGACGCGCTTACATAAAAGCGCCTAACCCGCTGTTTGCGCAAGACCAGAACATCATACTCACACCGGCAAAGGCGAAATCGTCCTCAACCTTCAATCGGCATTGACGCGGCAACCTCATCGGGCGCAGTCTTCGAGACTCAAGGATAAAGGGAAGGACAATATCAATTCTCCTTCCTCGGCTGCAATCAATGATGAAGCTTGTCAGGCCCTAACGTCGATCATGCCCATCATGCCGAGATCTTCATGCTCGAGGATGTGGCAATGATACATGCGCGGCCCCGGCAATTCCTGTCGCAGCAGGATGCGTACCGTCTCGCCGGCGGCGACGTTCACGGTGTCTTTCCAGGCCCGATAGGATGACTTGGTGACCGCGCCGTCCTTTTCGCGTTCGATAAGCTGGAACTGCGTCCCATGCACATGAAACGGATGGTCCATATCCGCTTGATTGACGATTTCCCAGAGCTCGACCTGTCCGACCTTCGAAACTTCATCAACGCGCGTCATATCGAAACTGGCGCCGTTGATGAGGAACTTCATCTCCATGCCTTCCATGGATTCCGTCAATACAAAGCGACGCGTGGCTGACGGTTCCGCGAGGCCATCAATGGTGCGCAGCTTCGCGGGAAGCGGCGGCGCGACAGGTGCAGCTTCCTCTGAAACACTTGCCGTCAGCAAGGTCATGCCGGCCTCATCGGGCTTGCCCGGCCCCATCCACCCACGCTCATAGTCGAGCGTGACAAGCTTTGCCGCTCCCGGTCTGTCGAAGGAGATGATGAGCTCGACGCGCTCGGCGGGCGCAAGCAGCAAATCGTCTATGCTGATGGGAGCCTCGATAAGGCCGCCATCCGTTCCGACGAGCACCATGGTGGCATTCTCGAATCTCAGCCGCAGGAATCGCGCATTTGTCGCGTTGAGGAGGCGCAGGCGACGCTTTTCCCCTTTGGCGACGGCCAGAACCGGATTTTTCTGACCATTGACCAACACATGATCGCCGACACGCCCGTTCATCAGATCGATCATGTTGCTCGCCGGCATGCTTCCATCTTCGGCGATCCGAAGATCGGTGAACATCAGCATCGTATCGCCATATTCGGCAGGGATCGGGTCATCCTTGGGTTTGACCAGAAAGATGCCTGCGAGGCCGCGATAGACCTGCGCGGCGGTAAGACCATGCGGATGGGGATGGAACCAATAGGATGCGGCGCTGCCCAGCGGAAGATCGAAAGCATAGATGCGCTCGCTGCCCGAAGCGACGGGTTCCATGGGACTGCCGTCCTGATCGGCCGGCACCGGCACCCCATGCCAATGAACCGTCGTTGGCTCATCGGGAATGCCGTTCCTGAAGCTGATCTCAATCCTGTCGCCCTCATAGGCCTCGACCACGGGATTTCCGCCGTTGTAGAGGAGCACGGGCGTATCGAGCCCTTCGGCGAAGCGAGCAAGCCCCCGCTCGGCGGTAAGCCTTGCCTTGAACAAACCGGCTTCGCCGGCCTCGTTCCTCAAGCGCGGCAACTCGCGCAGAGGCTGCCCCTCCGGCAGGACGGGCGTGTTGCCGGCCGCAGGCGTCATGTTGTGAGTGCCGTTCATGCTGCCCATGTCGTGCATCATCTGGGCCGAGGCACGTCCGGAAATCGCAAGGCCCGCCAGCCCCGCTAGAAAATTACGTCTGTACATCGATTGCTTCCTCTTGCTCACCTGGAAACGATACACCCAGAAGGCCGCTCACCAAGGTATCGCGCTCTTTGTCTCTGTGTCGAAGGCGGCTTCAAAGAGCCGTCCTCCGCCGGCTCTGCACGGTCGGCGGGCCTGCGTCGATGAAGGTCAGGAGCAGCGTGTTCAGGATCTGAACCGCTCAATTCGCGACTGCCGGATAGCCGGCCTGTTCGAGAGCCTGCTGGAGGGCCGGCTGAGAGGCAGTCGTCTCGACCTTGACGGTGCGCGCATCCGGATTGACCTCGATCCTGGCGTCGGGATCGACGGTTTGAATGGCCTTGGCGACAGATCTGGCGCAGCCGCCACAGGTCATGCTTTCAATTCTAAGCTCCATGAGAATTCTCCTTGGTTTCGATCTCACGGCGCTCAAAATGGAGTTTCCAACCATGGTAAGGTCAAGTGTCATCCGGCGAAAAAAATGCTATTGACCTTCCAATGGTTGGAAGCCTCACCTTCCCTTCACATTCAGATTCCGGAGCGTGAAAGGACCTCCCATGAATAGTTCAGTTCGGCCAATGGATTTGCCGACTGTCATATCCCTGCCCATTGAGGGCATGACTTGCGCATCCTGTGTCGGTAGCGTCGAGCGCGCCTTGAAGAACGTTCCAGGCGTCGATGCGGTATCGGTCAATCTCGCCACCGAAAAGGCGAGCATCACGGCACAGGCAGGCATCGATCAGGCAGAACTCGTTCGGGCCGTCGAAAATGTCGGCTACTCCGTCCCGGAGAATTTCACCTTTGCCACAGGTTCCGTCGAGCTTTCGATCGAGGGCATGAGTTGTGCCTCCTGCGTCGGCAGCGTCGAACGGGCTCTGAAGACCGTGCCGGGCGTGAGTGAGGCCGCCGTCAATCTTGCGACGGAGCGGGTCACGATCAAGGGGTCGGCGGACGCCGCAAGCCTTATCGCAGCGGTCGAGAACGCCGGCTACGAGGCGAAAATCATAAGCGTCGACCGAGGAGACGAAGAAGCCGAACGCGCGCAGAAGAAAGATGCCGAACGGCGAGAGCTCACCCGCGATTTCACCGTCGCCGCTATACTGACGACGCCGGTCTTTCTGCTGGAGATGGGATCGCACCTCATTCCCGGCGTCCACGGTCTGATCGCAGAGACGATCGGCATGCAACGGAGCTGGTACATCCAGCTTGCACTGACGACGCTCGTCCTCTTCGTTCCCGGCATCCGCTTCTATAAAAAGGGGTTGCCGGCGCTCCTCCGCCTTTCGCCCGACATGAACTCGCTGGTCTCCGTCGGCTCATTGGCCGCCTATGGCTATTCGCTGGTTGCGACCTTCGCGCCCGGCCTGCTGCCATCGGGCACGATCAATGTCTATTTCGAAGCGGCCGCCGTCATCGTCACGCTCATCCTGCTCGGCCGACTGCTCGAAGCCCGGGCCAAGGGGCGCACCTCCGAAGCGATCAAGCGCCTGGTGAAGCTACAGGCCAAGACGGCGCGCGTCCGGCGCGACGGCAGGGCCGTCGATCTGCCGATCGGTTCGGTCGTTTCCGGCGACATCGTCGAGCTTCGCCCCGGCGAGCGGGTTCCGATCGACGGAGAGCTGGTCGAGGGCGAGAGCTATGTCGACGAATCGATGATCACCGGCGAGCCGATCCCGGTCCTGAAAACGATCGGCAGCGAGGTTGTTGGCGGCACGGTCAACCAGAAGGGCGCCTTTGCCTTCCGCGCGACGGCCGTCGGTGGCAACACGGTGCTTTCACAGATCATCCGCATGGTCGAAGAGGCACAGGGGTCGAAGCTGCCGATCCAGGCCATGGTCGATAAAGTGACCATGTGGTTCGTACCTGCCGTGATGGTGGTGGCTGCCGTCACCTTCGCCGCCTGGCTCTATTTCGGTCCGTCACCTGCCCTCACCTTTGCGCTCATCAACGCGGTTGCCGTGCTGATCATCGCCTGCCCTTGCGCCATGGGACTTGCCACTCCGACATCGATCATGGTCGGCACGGGCCGCGGCGCTGAACTGGGCGTGCTCTTCCGCAAGGGTGAAGCCTTGCAGCTGCTCAAGGACGCAAGCGTTGTCGCCATCGACAAGACGGGCACGCTGACGGAAGGCAAGCCGGCACTGACCGATCTGGAACTGGCAGCAGGCTTTGACCGTTCTCACGTGCTGCGCCTGGTGGCGGCGGTCGAGGCAAAATCCGAGCATCCGATTGCCCGCGCGATCGTCGAGGCAGCCGCTTCCGAAGATCTGGCATTGCCAAGCGTGTCGGATTTCGAATCGGTGACGGGCTTCGGCGTGAGCGCCAAGGCCGATGACAAGCGCATCCAGATCGGTGCGGACCGCTACATGGCCGAGCTTGGGCTTGACGTCGCAATCTTCTCTAAAGCCGCCGAGCGCCTCGGCAACGAGGGCAAGTCCCCGCTTTATGCGGCGATCGACGGCAAGCTCGCCGCAATCATTGCGGTCGCCGATCCGATCAAGGCGACGACACCGGCAGCGATCAAGGCGATGCACGATCTTGGCCTGAAAGTGGCGATGGTCACCGGCGACAATGCCCGCGCGGCGAAGGCCATTGCCGCACGGCTCGGGATCGACGAAGTCGTGGCCGAAGTGCTGCCGCACGGCAAGATCGAGGCGGTGCGCCGCCTCAAGCGCCAGCACGGCAAGGTGGCTTTCGTCGGTGATGGCATCAACGACGCACCGGCTCTGGCCGAGGCCGATGTCGGCCTTGCCATCGGCACGGGCACCGATATCGCCATCGAAGCGGCCGATGTCATCCTGATGTCGGGAAGTCTGCAGGGTGTGCCGAATGCCATCGCCCTGTCCAAGGCAACGATCGGCAACATCAGGCAGAACCTGTTCTGGGCCTTCGCCTATAATACGGCGCTGATCCCGGTCGCCGCCGGCGCGCTCTATCCGGCCTTCGGCATCCTGCTCTCGCCGGTCTTCGCTGCCGGGGCCATGGCATTGTCGAGCGTCTTCGTGCTCGGCAATGCGCTGCGGCTGCGCCGCTTTAGGGTCATCAACTAAAAATCGAATGCAGCTGGCCCGAAGGGGCCGGCTGTCTTGTGTAGGAGAATATTCATGAATATCGGACAGGCAGCAAAGGCATCGGGCGTTTCGGCCAAGATGATCCGCTATTACGAAGAAACCGGCCTCATTCCAGCGGCCGGCAGAACGGCATCGGGCTATCGCGACTATTCGGACACCGACGTGCATATGCTGCGTTTCATCCGCCGGGCGCGCGATCTCGGCTTTGCTGTTGCGGAAATCAGCGAGCTTTTGGAACTCTGGCGCGACGAAAGCCGCCAGAGCGTGGAGGTCAAGCGCCTGGCTCAGGGCCATATCGAAGCGTTGAAAAAAAAGATCGCCGACCTGCAGGACATGGAGCACACACTCACCATGCTCGTTAATTCCTGCCAGGGCGACCATCGTCCGCATTGCCCGATCCTGCAGCGCCTCGAGACTGATCAGGAAGACGAAAATCTGTCGATCCGGCCTCGACGCGGCGCGATATCGCGTCCCCTACAGTGATCCCTGCCCGCCGACGTCTCGGTGGCGGATTGCCGACACAGAGCATGGTCGGGATTAAATCCCTACCAAGGCCATTCAGGCTTCCCTATCCAGAAATTGCCGGAGGCGCGGCACGACGAAATCGAGGAAGACGCGCACGCGCTGCGGCATGCGCGCGCCACCAAGAAAGACTGCGTGAATCTGCTCCTCGTCCGGCTCGACAACATCGGCGAGCACCTCGATGAGACGGCCGGCCGCAATGTCGGCGCGGACGTGATAATCACCCATGCGGGCAAGCCCAACGCCTGCCAGCGCCATGCGCCGCACGGTTTCGCCATTGTTGGCGAGCAGCGAACTCGTCATGGCGCGATCGACGATGCGGCCGCTTTCCCTTACCGGCCAGACGGGTGTAAGACGGCGGAAATTGAACCCCAGGCAATTGTGCCGCGACAGATCTTCGACGGTCAGCGGTGTTCCATGGCGATCGAGATAGCTGGACGCGGCGACGATCTTGCGGCGGGCAATGCCGATGCGGCGCGCGATCATGCCTGAAGCCGGCAAGGCTCCAACCCGAAAAGCAACGTCGGTACGGTCGAGATAAAGATCGACGATTTCATCGGACAGCGAGAGATCGACGACGACATTGGGGTAGGTCCGCCAAAATTCCGGTAAGAGCGGTTCAAGCCCGAGCACGCCCAAGGCAACGGAAATGTTGACCCGTACAGTGCCGCCCGTCGTCGTCGCCCCCTGCGCCAACTCCTGCTCCACCTCGTCGAGATCATGCAGGAGGGCCTGGCTGCGCTCATAGTAGATCCGGCCCTCCAAGGTCAGCGATAGCCGTCGTGTCGAACGTTCGACAAGCCGCACGCCGAGCCTGGATTCGATGCGCGAGATCAGCTTGCTGACGGTGGACGGCGTCATGCGCAGCAGGCGGGCCGCTTCGGAAAAGCTGCCTGCTTCCACCACGCGAAGAAATACCTGCATCTCGCCGACGCGATTGTCCATGGAGCACCCATTTTTGATTTAATTTCACAAATAATGTGAAAAGCTACCCAATTATCAAGTGCGTATGCTCTCTCTATTTCATAGGCCGAAGAGATTGCGCCTTCA includes these proteins:
- a CDS encoding porin, which gives rise to MNIKSLLLGSAAALAAVSGAHAADAIVAAEPEPLEYVRICDAYGAGYFFIPGTETCLKVGGMVRTEGKWYDAYNANSHNGTLWHTRAQLSLDTATDTEYGPLKTNTVIRWDWQEGNSTSSKLLFANISLGGFLVGKADSQYNYYIGYAGDVINDDVIYDGPYELNQLTYSYDAGNGFTAVVSLEDSNSSGSGAGYGASWASDDKANHYAPDVVAGAGFKSGAWGFKVVGGYDSIKSEGAIKARVDADFGTFSAFLMGGWNTDGDNLNKYAGTNLARSSCPANDASKCGWGDWAVWGGVGVPINEKLKWNLQLAYTDSKIFAATTNVKWNPVKNLLIEPEVSYTNFDSVNQDQWAGILRFQRSF
- a CDS encoding heavy-metal-associated domain-containing protein: MELRIESMTCGGCARSVAKAIQTVDPDARIEVNPDARTVKVETTASQPALQQALEQAGYPAVAN
- the cueR gene encoding Cu(I)-responsive transcriptional regulator translates to MNIGQAAKASGVSAKMIRYYEETGLIPAAGRTASGYRDYSDTDVHMLRFIRRARDLGFAVAEISELLELWRDESRQSVEVKRLAQGHIEALKKKIADLQDMEHTLTMLVNSCQGDHRPHCPILQRLETDQEDENLSIRPRRGAISRPLQ
- a CDS encoding acetyl-CoA hydrolase/transferase family protein, with the translated sequence MAANHQTQYRERVRSAHQAVALIPSGAKIAMPIAAGQPPAILAALADRARAGAVDNVRLYYLLCTGVAGSSVLDFDLRDRIVPMSYFHGAVDRALDKRRMAEMLPAAEIVPCHFSQVPRSLVEHVGVDTLIATVSPMDEDGNFSLGASTDYALAVARKPGARLILEVNPSMPYVRGNCMIPVSSVTALVENDASLPALAAAPRSEVDDAIGAIVAGLVNDGDCLQMGIGALPDAVCAGLSQHRHLGIHTEMMTSGLAALVRAGVVDNSRKQIHLGRTIFTFALGDKPLYDFLNDNPDVEAHPVDYVNNPFVIAQNDRMVSVNATLQIDLNGACNSEFVNGRQFSGSGGQVDFVRGAYGSRGGRSIIACHATAAKGTLSRIVPTLTGPVTTSRNDIHIVVTEYGWVNLKGKSVAERAKAMIALAHPDFREELDRAAHQAGFYAPD
- a CDS encoding adenylate/guanylate cyclase domain-containing protein — its product is MPKTAVINSRAGNSGVNTAATLSLIEWLTGDECHALDEAGLVAGLGRRLRALDLPIDRLTLHLTTLHPEFIGRTFAWAPGEPVEIHDREHGSRLALANTPLMKAQEMREPLVVGPGESPHGRWQHIDIFSGRGLVQLIVAPLCNADGPISCAVFATRRPGGFTSGEHDLFERILPALRNTCELRVLRQCELSLLDTYIGPMTASRILAGHIRRGEIESMEAALLLCDLRGFTELSNRLPGGTVLGLLNAYFDKVIPAITHKGGEVLKFMGDAVLAFFPGADATGACDAALTAAKTILDEISSFEYEGIRVKVGIALHYGEVSYGNVGSGNRLDFTLIGPDVNIVSRIQSVCSESGEALLISSPFQQKADITDAISIGRQPLKGFANAMELFAIAC
- a CDS encoding MDR family MFS transporter — encoded protein: MATLQIAANNNSAASAPVARAAMSPLRMWTAVVGSTLGAFMAVLNIQIVNASLADIQGAIGAGTDDGGWISTSYLIAEIVVIPLSAWLARVFSVRIYLLTNAILFLLFSVGCAFAANLQQMIILRAIQGFSGGVLIPMAFTIIITLLPKPKQPMGLALFALSATFAPAIGPTIGGYLTENWGWEYIFYVNLVPGILMVGMLWASLDRAPMNLSLLAKGDWPGIITMAVGLAALQTVLEEGNKDDWFGSPFIVRLSVIAAVSLTLFLVIELRAAHPLLNLRLLARRNFGFGIVANFLMGVALYGSVFILPIYLTRIQGYNSEQIGMVLAWTGIPQLILIPLVPRLMKRVDARLLIIVGFALFAASNFMNIYMTSNYASDQLFWPNIVRAVGQALAFTPLTAIATAGIEQENAGSASALFNMMRNLGGAVGIAALQTFLTKREQFHSNILTNSVSVFEEATRARVANLTNYFMNHGVSDQALATHKAIVAIAASLRKQANIMAFSDTFFLLGVALVIALVASLLLKKPGHLSGGAAH
- a CDS encoding heavy metal translocating P-type ATPase, which translates into the protein MNSSVRPMDLPTVISLPIEGMTCASCVGSVERALKNVPGVDAVSVNLATEKASITAQAGIDQAELVRAVENVGYSVPENFTFATGSVELSIEGMSCASCVGSVERALKTVPGVSEAAVNLATERVTIKGSADAASLIAAVENAGYEAKIISVDRGDEEAERAQKKDAERRELTRDFTVAAILTTPVFLLEMGSHLIPGVHGLIAETIGMQRSWYIQLALTTLVLFVPGIRFYKKGLPALLRLSPDMNSLVSVGSLAAYGYSLVATFAPGLLPSGTINVYFEAAAVIVTLILLGRLLEARAKGRTSEAIKRLVKLQAKTARVRRDGRAVDLPIGSVVSGDIVELRPGERVPIDGELVEGESYVDESMITGEPIPVLKTIGSEVVGGTVNQKGAFAFRATAVGGNTVLSQIIRMVEEAQGSKLPIQAMVDKVTMWFVPAVMVVAAVTFAAWLYFGPSPALTFALINAVAVLIIACPCAMGLATPTSIMVGTGRGAELGVLFRKGEALQLLKDASVVAIDKTGTLTEGKPALTDLELAAGFDRSHVLRLVAAVEAKSEHPIARAIVEAAASEDLALPSVSDFESVTGFGVSAKADDKRIQIGADRYMAELGLDVAIFSKAAERLGNEGKSPLYAAIDGKLAAIIAVADPIKATTPAAIKAMHDLGLKVAMVTGDNARAAKAIAARLGIDEVVAEVLPHGKIEAVRRLKRQHGKVAFVGDGINDAPALAEADVGLAIGTGTDIAIEAADVILMSGSLQGVPNAIALSKATIGNIRQNLFWAFAYNTALIPVAAGALYPAFGILLSPVFAAGAMALSSVFVLGNALRLRRFRVIN
- a CDS encoding multicopper oxidase family protein encodes the protein MYRRNFLAGLAGLAISGRASAQMMHDMGSMNGTHNMTPAAGNTPVLPEGQPLRELPRLRNEAGEAGLFKARLTAERGLARFAEGLDTPVLLYNGGNPVVEAYEGDRIEISFRNGIPDEPTTVHWHGVPVPADQDGSPMEPVASGSERIYAFDLPLGSAASYWFHPHPHGLTAAQVYRGLAGIFLVKPKDDPIPAEYGDTMLMFTDLRIAEDGSMPASNMIDLMNGRVGDHVLVNGQKNPVLAVAKGEKRRLRLLNATNARFLRLRFENATMVLVGTDGGLIEAPISIDDLLLAPAERVELIISFDRPGAAKLVTLDYERGWMGPGKPDEAGMTLLTASVSEEAAPVAPPLPAKLRTIDGLAEPSATRRFVLTESMEGMEMKFLINGASFDMTRVDEVSKVGQVELWEIVNQADMDHPFHVHGTQFQLIEREKDGAVTKSSYRAWKDTVNVAAGETVRILLRQELPGPRMYHCHILEHEDLGMMGMIDVRA